A stretch of the Magnetococcales bacterium genome encodes the following:
- a CDS encoding HigA family addiction module antidote protein: protein MVIRREDVDSMDFSDVADESALSIPPTHPGEILLEDFMKPLAITQYRLAKTMGVPPLRISQIVHGKRAITADTALRLARAFGTTPEFWLALQNRYDLESAKNLIHGLENIEPLCAA, encoded by the coding sequence ATGGTGATTCGACGCGAGGATGTGGACAGTATGGATTTTTCCGACGTTGCTGATGAGTCAGCTTTGTCGATTCCACCCACGCATCCCGGCGAAATCTTGCTGGAGGATTTCATGAAACCGTTGGCCATCACCCAATATCGGCTTGCCAAAACGATGGGTGTGCCACCATTGCGGATCAGCCAGATCGTCCATGGCAAACGCGCCATTACCGCCGACACTGCCTTGCGGCTGGCCAGAGCCTTTGGCACCACCCCTGAGTTCTGGCTTGCACTCCAAAACAGGTATGATCTTGAATCTGCCAAAAATTTAATTCATGGACTGGAAAATATCGAACCGCTATGTGCGGCTTGA
- a CDS encoding type II toxin-antitoxin system RelE/ParE family toxin — translation MIKTFANKETAALFRGFQVRRVPIDVCKRARSKLVLLDVALTVDELRSPPGNRLESLSGDRVGQWSIRINDQWRICFRFAGGDAFDVDLVDYH, via the coding sequence ATGATCAAGACATTTGCCAACAAAGAGACTGCGGCTTTGTTCAGGGGTTTCCAGGTACGAAGGGTGCCCATTGATGTGTGCAAACGGGCACGAAGCAAACTGGTTTTGCTTGATGTGGCCTTGACCGTTGATGAACTTCGATCTCCACCAGGGAATCGGCTCGAATCTCTCAGTGGTGATCGTGTTGGTCAGTGGAGCATACGCATCAATGATCAATGGCGAATTTGTTTTCGCTTTGCGGGTGGAGATGCCTTCGATGTCGATCTGGTTGACTACCATTGA
- a CDS encoding DegT/DnrJ/EryC1/StrS family aminotransferase — MQFIDLQAQYQAYRQEIDAAIQGVLDSSRYIHGPQVAALEEALARFVGVRHAVGFSSGTDSLRATLMAWGIGPGDEVITTPFTFVATAEVIALLGARPVFVDVEPDTLNLNPALLEKALTPRTRAIVPVSLYGQCADMAAINAVAQRHGLHCLEDACQSLGASCHGRRSGALSEAAAVSFFPAKPLGCYGDGGMVFTDDADLAGKLRMVREHGQVARYRHAMVGMNGRLDSIQAAILLAKLPHFEAEIAKRQQVASYYMQRLAGVVRLPVIRPGHVSVFSQFTIRVAHREQVVKACEAAGIPTAIHYPIPLHHQPVFASGPHALGYGPADLPVATQAAQEVLSLPMHPFLTTDQQDRVVEVVKKNV; from the coding sequence ATGCAATTCATTGATCTGCAAGCCCAGTATCAGGCCTATCGCCAGGAGATCGACGCAGCCATACAGGGGGTGTTGGACTCCTCCCGCTATATTCATGGTCCCCAGGTGGCGGCCCTGGAGGAGGCGTTGGCCCGATTTGTAGGGGTTCGGCATGCGGTCGGGTTCTCTTCCGGAACGGACTCCCTGCGCGCCACGCTGATGGCCTGGGGGATCGGTCCCGGGGATGAGGTGATCACCACCCCCTTCACCTTCGTGGCAACGGCAGAGGTGATCGCCCTGCTCGGAGCGCGACCGGTGTTTGTGGATGTGGAGCCGGATACCCTCAACCTGAACCCGGCGCTCCTGGAGAAGGCGTTGACGCCACGCACCCGGGCCATTGTGCCGGTCAGCCTTTATGGCCAGTGCGCCGATATGGCCGCCATCAATGCCGTTGCCCAGCGGCACGGCCTGCACTGCCTCGAAGACGCCTGTCAATCCCTGGGGGCATCCTGTCATGGCCGACGCTCCGGCGCGTTGAGCGAGGCGGCAGCGGTGTCGTTTTTTCCCGCCAAACCACTGGGCTGTTACGGCGATGGCGGCATGGTCTTCACTGACGACGCAGACCTGGCCGGCAAGCTGCGCATGGTGCGGGAGCATGGCCAAGTAGCACGTTATCGCCATGCCATGGTGGGCATGAACGGACGCCTGGACTCTATCCAGGCGGCTATTCTGCTCGCCAAACTGCCCCACTTTGAGGCGGAAATTGCCAAGCGTCAGCAGGTGGCCAGCTATTACATGCAGCGCCTCGCCGGAGTGGTGCGGCTGCCGGTGATCCGCCCCGGCCACGTCAGCGTCTTTTCCCAGTTCACCATCCGGGTTGCCCACCGCGAACAAGTGGTCAAGGCGTGTGAAGCCGCCGGGATTCCGACGGCCATCCACTACCCCATCCCCCTGCATCACCAGCCGGTCTTCGCCTCGGGCCCCCACGCCCTGGGATACGGTCCTGCCGATCTGCCGGTGGCCACACAGGCGGCACAAGAGGTCCTCTCCCTCCCCATGCACCCCTTCCTGACGACAGACCAACAGGATCGGGTGGTGGAGGTCGTCAAAAAAAACGTCTGA
- a CDS encoding diaminopimelate epimerase, whose protein sequence is MLFTKMHGLGNDFVVLDHLTAKRTVTPELVARLADRRYGVGCDQVVELVEGGTEAHARMIIHNADGSQAEMCGNAARCVGMYLRQHRGVPDSELTLATGAGPVKVHCVAPDRITVDMGHPKLGGALSPTVAWPLRGEDVPVLGMVVSMGNPHFVVFRDDVGAVPLEQVGPLLSEHGAFPGRTNVEFVQVLDDGRVRMRVWERGAGITPACGTGACAAAVAAAARGATGRRVVVHLDGGDLTIHWQDDDRVLMTGPAVEVFQGRMTPP, encoded by the coding sequence CTGCTTTTCACCAAAATGCACGGCTTGGGCAACGATTTTGTGGTGCTGGACCACTTGACAGCCAAGAGAACGGTAACCCCGGAGCTGGTGGCCCGTCTGGCGGATCGACGCTATGGGGTGGGATGTGACCAGGTCGTGGAACTGGTGGAAGGGGGGACAGAGGCACATGCCCGGATGATCATTCACAACGCTGACGGCTCCCAGGCGGAGATGTGCGGCAATGCGGCCCGGTGTGTGGGCATGTATCTGCGCCAACATCGGGGCGTGCCGGATTCGGAGTTGACCTTGGCCACCGGAGCCGGGCCGGTCAAGGTCCACTGTGTGGCGCCGGATCGGATCACGGTGGATATGGGCCATCCAAAATTGGGTGGCGCGTTGTCCCCTACCGTGGCCTGGCCGTTGCGTGGCGAGGATGTGCCGGTCTTGGGCATGGTGGTCTCCATGGGCAATCCACATTTTGTGGTTTTCCGCGATGATGTGGGTGCGGTTCCCCTGGAACAGGTGGGTCCGTTGCTATCGGAACATGGGGCGTTTCCGGGACGGACCAATGTGGAGTTTGTACAGGTTTTGGATGACGGGCGGGTGCGCATGCGGGTTTGGGAACGTGGCGCCGGCATCACCCCTGCCTGTGGTACGGGAGCGTGTGCAGCTGCGGTGGCAGCGGCAGCGCGGGGAGCAACAGGACGGCGGGTGGTGGTGCATCTGGACGGCGGCGATCTGACCATTCATTGGCAGGACGACGACCGGGTGCTCATGACCGGCCCGGCTGTCGAGGTTTTTCAGGGGAGGATGACCCCTCCCTGA
- the lysA gene encoding diaminopimelate decarboxylase encodes MDYFHYLGDRLHCEEVPLDRIAETVGTPFYCYSERTLLRHLKAFQDAFRGVDHRICYSVKANSNLAVLDALVRHGAGLDIVSGGELERAQRVGCPGDRIVFSGVGKSAAEIRVALVHGVIMLNVESEAELHRVHAVAAALGVRAPVALRINPDVNPRTHPHISTGLKRNKFGIPHGRAMALYQEASRLPHVAVVGLDCHIGSQLTDLAPFVEALRRVKGLLHQLRSEGVAIRYLDMGGGLGIPYGDKETPPSPAQLAAAVLAELQGEELTVILEPGRSIVGNAGVLVARVEYVKSGEEKRFVVTDAGMNDLLRPSLYNAYHGILPAVRRFDREEAVTDVVGPICESGDFFARDRLLPGFQEGDLLVVRSAGAYGFSMSSNYNSRPRAAEVMVRGDRFNVVRRRETIQQLLENEQLFSTPSGKD; translated from the coding sequence ATGGATTATTTTCATTATCTGGGAGACCGACTCCACTGTGAAGAGGTTCCCCTGGACCGCATTGCCGAAACCGTGGGGACACCCTTCTACTGCTACTCGGAACGCACCCTGTTGCGCCATTTGAAGGCGTTTCAGGATGCTTTTCGGGGTGTGGACCACCGCATTTGCTATTCGGTCAAAGCCAACAGCAACCTGGCGGTCCTGGATGCCCTGGTGCGGCACGGCGCCGGGTTGGATATCGTCTCGGGCGGCGAACTGGAACGGGCGCAGCGGGTCGGTTGCCCGGGAGATCGCATCGTTTTTTCCGGCGTGGGCAAAAGCGCCGCCGAAATCCGGGTCGCTTTGGTGCATGGGGTGATCATGCTCAATGTGGAGAGCGAGGCGGAGTTGCATCGGGTGCATGCGGTGGCCGCTGCCCTGGGAGTACGCGCCCCGGTGGCATTGCGCATCAATCCAGATGTCAACCCGCGCACCCATCCGCACATCTCCACCGGTCTCAAGCGCAACAAATTCGGGATTCCGCACGGGCGGGCGATGGCCTTGTACCAGGAAGCATCGCGTTTGCCCCATGTGGCAGTGGTGGGGCTGGATTGCCACATCGGTTCGCAATTGACCGATCTGGCCCCCTTCGTGGAGGCTCTGCGGCGGGTCAAGGGGTTGCTGCACCAGTTGCGCTCCGAAGGTGTGGCAATCCGCTACCTGGACATGGGAGGTGGCCTCGGCATCCCTTATGGCGACAAAGAGACGCCACCATCACCAGCGCAACTGGCAGCTGCCGTCCTGGCCGAACTCCAGGGAGAAGAGTTGACGGTGATCCTGGAACCGGGCCGCTCCATCGTCGGCAATGCCGGGGTTTTGGTGGCGCGCGTGGAGTACGTGAAGAGCGGAGAAGAAAAACGCTTCGTGGTGACCGATGCCGGCATGAATGACCTGCTGCGCCCCTCCCTCTACAATGCCTATCATGGCATCCTGCCAGCAGTGCGCCGGTTCGATCGCGAAGAGGCGGTGACGGATGTGGTGGGCCCCATCTGCGAATCCGGTGATTTTTTTGCCCGGGATCGCTTGCTGCCAGGGTTTCAGGAGGGAGATCTGCTTGTGGTGCGCTCCGCCGGAGCTTATGGTTTTTCCATGAGCAGCAATTACAATTCGCGCCCGCGAGCGGCAGAAGTGATGGTGCGCGGCGACCGGTTCAACGTGGTGCGGCGGCGTGAAACCATCCAGCAGTTGCTGGAGAATGAGCAACTATTCAGCACCCCTTCAGGAAAAGATTGA
- the argH gene encoding argininosuccinate lyase — protein MQQKLWGGRFTQPTNAFVESFSASIRYDARLYQQDIRGSIAHCRMLARQEIITDTEAAQIVQGLEQVLEELERGGLPFRDALEDIHMHVESRLRELIGPVAGKLHTARSRNDQVATDLRLYLRDEVDAIRAGLRDLQRGLVTLAASHVEVVMPGFTHLQIAQPVSFAHHLLAYFEMLDRDGERLTDLRRRLNQLPLGSAALAGTPFPIDRAWVARELGFEGVCANSMDAVSDRDFAIELAAAASLVMMHLSRFAEELILWSSPVFAFVELPDAFCTGSSIMPQKKNPDVPELVRGKCGRVYGALLTLLTLMKGLPLTYNRDMQEDKEPIFDAVDTVRGCLRAFADLVPGIQVRKERMASMARAGYSTATDLADYMARQGVPFREAHEVVGKIVAMAVAAERPLDDFSAAELQRIDPRIGDDVGSVLAVEASVNARKGVGGTAFAAVRAAIEQANRRLSHGEREK, from the coding sequence ATGCAGCAAAAACTCTGGGGCGGACGTTTCACCCAACCCACAAACGCCTTTGTTGAGAGTTTTTCCGCTTCCATTCGTTACGATGCCCGGCTTTACCAACAGGATATTCGGGGATCCATCGCCCATTGCCGCATGTTGGCCCGCCAGGAAATCATAACCGACACCGAAGCGGCACAAATCGTACAAGGCCTGGAACAGGTTTTGGAGGAGTTGGAGCGTGGCGGGCTGCCGTTTCGGGATGCCCTGGAAGATATCCACATGCATGTGGAGAGCCGCCTGCGGGAGTTGATCGGGCCTGTGGCAGGAAAACTGCACACGGCGCGCTCGCGCAACGATCAGGTGGCGACCGATCTGCGGCTTTATCTGCGGGATGAGGTGGATGCAATCCGGGCGGGCCTGCGGGATTTGCAGAGGGGGTTGGTGACACTGGCGGCCAGCCATGTCGAGGTGGTGATGCCGGGGTTTACCCATCTCCAGATTGCCCAGCCAGTCAGCTTTGCCCACCACCTGCTGGCCTATTTCGAGATGTTGGACCGGGATGGGGAGCGCCTGACCGATCTGCGCCGCCGCCTCAACCAATTGCCTTTGGGGTCGGCAGCCCTGGCGGGTACCCCGTTTCCGATCGATCGGGCCTGGGTGGCCCGGGAACTTGGCTTTGAAGGGGTGTGCGCCAACTCCATGGATGCCGTATCCGACCGTGATTTTGCGATTGAACTGGCTGCGGCAGCCTCCCTGGTGATGATGCACCTGTCACGCTTTGCCGAGGAGTTGATCCTCTGGTCGTCGCCGGTCTTTGCCTTTGTGGAGTTGCCGGATGCCTTTTGCACGGGTTCGAGCATCATGCCCCAGAAAAAAAATCCGGATGTGCCGGAGTTGGTGCGAGGCAAGTGTGGACGTGTGTACGGCGCATTGCTAACCTTGTTGACCCTGATGAAAGGGTTGCCGCTGACTTACAACCGGGATATGCAGGAGGACAAGGAACCCATATTCGACGCGGTGGACACGGTGCGGGGGTGTTTGCGAGCCTTTGCTGATCTGGTGCCAGGGATCCAGGTGCGCAAAGAGCGCATGGCCAGTATGGCGCGCGCCGGATACTCCACAGCCACGGATCTGGCGGATTACATGGCGCGGCAAGGGGTTCCCTTTCGGGAAGCCCATGAAGTCGTGGGAAAGATTGTGGCCATGGCCGTGGCGGCAGAACGTCCGCTGGACGATTTTTCGGCTGCGGAGTTGCAACGAATCGACCCGCGCATCGGAGATGATGTCGGGTCGGTGCTGGCCGTGGAGGCCTCGGTCAATGCCCGGAAGGGCGTGGGTGGCACGGCTTTCGCGGCGGTTCGTGCGGCCATCGAACAGGCGAACAGGCGCTTGTCACATGGGGAAAGGGAGAAATGA
- a CDS encoding argininosuccinate synthase: MAGDVKKVVLAYSGGLDTSIILKWLQDVYQCEVVAFAADLGQGEELEEARVKAIKLGVKDIFIEDLKETFVRDFVFPMYRANALYEGVYHLGTSIARPLIAQRQIEIAKRTGADAVAHGATGKGNDQVRFELAYHALLPGIRVIAPWREWDLTSRDKLFAYAEANGIPVPRDKRGDVPYSMDRNLLHLSFEGKVLEDPWQEPDAEMFVLTVSPERAPDKPTLVEIDFAGGDPVAVDGVRLSPAALLARLNALGGENGIGRVDLVENRYVGMKSRGVYETPGGTILGVAHRAMESLTLDREVAHLKDELGPRYAALVYNGYWFSPERLMLQTMIDASQAHVCGTVRLKLYKGNVMVVGRKSDQSLFAPAIATFDEDQGAYDQRDAGGFIKLNALRMRIAAMLRNK; the protein is encoded by the coding sequence ATGGCTGGTGACGTGAAGAAGGTTGTTTTGGCCTATTCGGGCGGCTTGGATACCTCGATCATTCTGAAATGGCTCCAGGATGTCTACCAGTGTGAAGTGGTCGCCTTTGCGGCGGACCTGGGCCAGGGGGAGGAACTCGAGGAGGCACGGGTCAAGGCAATCAAGCTGGGGGTGAAGGACATTTTCATCGAGGATTTGAAAGAGACCTTTGTCCGGGATTTTGTCTTCCCCATGTATCGGGCCAACGCCCTTTACGAGGGGGTGTATCACCTGGGAACATCCATCGCCCGTCCCTTGATCGCCCAGAGGCAGATCGAAATCGCCAAACGAACCGGCGCCGATGCCGTGGCCCATGGCGCCACCGGCAAGGGAAACGACCAGGTTCGTTTCGAACTGGCCTACCACGCCCTGTTGCCGGGAATCCGGGTCATCGCCCCATGGCGGGAGTGGGATTTGACCTCACGGGACAAGTTGTTCGCCTATGCCGAGGCCAACGGGATTCCGGTCCCACGGGACAAGCGGGGCGATGTGCCCTACTCCATGGATCGCAATCTGTTGCATCTCTCTTTCGAGGGAAAAGTTTTGGAAGATCCATGGCAGGAACCGGATGCAGAGATGTTCGTCCTGACTGTTTCTCCGGAACGGGCCCCCGACAAGCCCACCCTTGTGGAGATTGATTTTGCCGGTGGCGATCCGGTGGCCGTGGACGGGGTGCGTCTCTCCCCGGCAGCCTTGTTGGCACGGTTGAATGCCCTGGGTGGCGAAAATGGCATCGGTCGGGTGGATCTGGTCGAAAACCGCTACGTGGGGATGAAGTCCCGTGGGGTGTACGAGACCCCGGGCGGGACCATTCTGGGCGTGGCGCATCGGGCCATGGAGTCCTTGACCCTGGACCGGGAGGTGGCGCATCTGAAGGATGAGTTGGGGCCACGTTATGCGGCCCTGGTCTACAACGGGTACTGGTTCAGTCCGGAGCGGCTCATGTTGCAAACCATGATTGACGCTTCGCAGGCGCATGTTTGCGGGACGGTGCGTTTGAAGTTGTACAAAGGCAATGTCATGGTGGTGGGTCGAAAGTCGGATCAATCGTTGTTTGCGCCGGCCATTGCCACTTTCGATGAGGATCAGGGGGCTTATGATCAGAGGGATGCGGGTGGGTTTATCAAGTTGAATGCGTTGCGGATGCGGATTGCTGCCATGTTGAGAAATAAATAA
- the argF gene encoding ornithine carbamoyltransferase: MIKKTKMDLLTLESIDLEGMYRLFARAAALKQARRTGTRTHTLSGRTLGMIFEKASTRTRVSFEVGMFQLGGQALFLPSREMQLGRGETMADSAQVLSRYVDGLMIRTFAHANVETMAKYASVPVINGLSDAFHPCQVLADLFTYQEKRGFLTGRRVAWIGDGNNMANTWIQAAPLVRFHLTLACPAGYEPDPAVLAAATATLQGASDASVTLLREPAKAVDGADLVITDTWTSMGQEEEHHRRLRSFSGYQVDSRLMAAAHADALFMHCLPAHRGEEVTNEVLDGPQSVVWDEAENRLHVQKAALEWLLLGEVPGNIST, translated from the coding sequence ATGATTAAAAAAACCAAAATGGATTTGTTGACCCTGGAAAGTATCGACCTGGAAGGGATGTACCGGCTGTTTGCACGGGCTGCGGCACTCAAACAGGCCCGTCGGACCGGCACCAGGACACACACCCTGAGTGGTCGCACCCTGGGAATGATTTTCGAGAAAGCCTCCACGCGGACACGAGTCTCCTTTGAGGTGGGCATGTTCCAGTTGGGTGGTCAGGCGTTGTTCCTTCCCTCCCGGGAAATGCAGTTAGGCCGTGGCGAAACCATGGCCGATAGCGCCCAGGTTCTCTCCCGCTACGTGGATGGCCTGATGATTCGCACCTTTGCGCATGCCAATGTCGAAACCATGGCCAAATATGCCTCGGTGCCGGTGATCAATGGCCTCTCCGATGCCTTTCATCCGTGTCAGGTGTTGGCGGATCTCTTCACCTATCAGGAAAAACGGGGGTTTTTGACCGGTCGACGGGTGGCCTGGATCGGCGACGGCAACAATATGGCCAATACCTGGATCCAGGCAGCGCCGTTGGTGCGCTTTCATTTGACGCTGGCCTGTCCGGCGGGTTACGAACCCGATCCTGCCGTGTTGGCAGCGGCAACGGCAACGCTGCAGGGGGCGTCCGATGCCTCGGTGACCCTGTTGCGCGAACCCGCCAAAGCTGTGGATGGCGCCGACCTGGTCATCACCGATACCTGGACCTCCATGGGCCAAGAGGAGGAACACCACAGAAGACTGCGTTCCTTCTCCGGATATCAGGTGGACAGCCGTCTGATGGCGGCGGCCCATGCGGACGCCTTGTTCATGCACTGCCTGCCCGCCCACCGGGGCGAAGAGGTGACCAACGAAGTGCTGGATGGTCCACAGTCGGTGGTGTGGGACGAGGCGGAAAATCGCCTGCACGTCCAGAAGGCAGCCCTTGAGTGGCTGCTGCTGGGCGAAGTGCCGGGAAATATTTCGACATAG
- a CDS encoding aspartate aminotransferase family protein: protein MTGTGSGLMSNYGRYPIAFSRGRGCRLWDDQDRPYLDFLSGFGVNALGHAPPRVVAAVQEQAERLIHVSNLYRIPQQEMLARRLAAGCFADRMFFCNSGAEANEAAIKLVRKCMKDRGQPGRFEIITAAEGFHGRTLATLTASALDKVQRGYDPLPPGFRYAAFDDLPGVERKISSYTAGIMVEAIQGEAGVRVPSPGYLEGLREIADRHGLLLVVDEIQTGAGRTGRMWCHQWSSITPDIMTASKGLASGLPMGVCMATEQVAGTFSPGSHGSTSGGNPLVCAAALATLDELEGEHGVISQVSGKGEYLMERLRGLQHHHRMVKDVRGRGLMVAIELNAPAEDAAAIALSRGLLVNCVQGTTLRLLPPLVVTREEIDEATTILGGVLMDLF from the coding sequence ATGACCGGAACGGGTAGTGGGTTGATGTCCAACTACGGACGCTATCCGATCGCTTTCTCGCGTGGGCGCGGTTGTCGACTGTGGGACGACCAGGATCGGCCTTATCTGGATTTTTTGAGCGGATTTGGCGTCAATGCGCTGGGACATGCCCCGCCCCGGGTGGTGGCAGCCGTTCAGGAACAGGCGGAACGCCTGATTCACGTCTCCAACCTCTACCGGATTCCCCAACAAGAGATGTTGGCAAGAAGGTTGGCAGCTGGTTGTTTCGCGGATCGCATGTTTTTTTGCAACAGCGGCGCGGAGGCGAATGAAGCAGCCATCAAACTGGTCCGCAAGTGCATGAAGGATCGTGGTCAACCCGGGCGATTCGAGATCATCACGGCTGCCGAGGGGTTTCATGGGCGAACCCTGGCCACGTTGACGGCATCAGCCCTGGACAAGGTGCAACGCGGTTACGATCCATTGCCGCCAGGTTTTCGTTATGCCGCCTTCGACGATCTCCCCGGCGTGGAACGAAAGATCAGCTCCTACACGGCTGGGATCATGGTGGAGGCCATTCAGGGGGAGGCCGGGGTACGTGTTCCGAGCCCGGGTTACCTGGAAGGGCTGCGCGAGATTGCGGATCGGCATGGCCTGCTCCTGGTGGTGGACGAAATACAGACCGGCGCCGGTCGCACCGGGCGGATGTGGTGTCATCAATGGAGTAGCATCACACCGGATATCATGACCGCTTCCAAAGGGTTGGCCTCCGGGCTGCCGATGGGGGTCTGCATGGCGACCGAACAGGTGGCGGGGACGTTTTCTCCCGGATCGCATGGCTCCACCTCCGGGGGCAATCCGCTGGTATGCGCCGCTGCCCTGGCCACGCTGGACGAGTTGGAAGGGGAACATGGGGTAATCTCCCAGGTGAGCGGGAAGGGGGAGTACCTCATGGAACGCCTGCGAGGGTTGCAGCACCACCACCGCATGGTAAAAGATGTGCGCGGACGCGGCCTGATGGTGGCCATCGAACTGAATGCCCCGGCTGAAGATGCAGCAGCCATTGCGCTCTCCCGGGGATTGCTGGTGAACTGTGTCCAGGGGACAACGCTGCGTCTCCTGCCACCTCTGGTGGTAACCAGAGAAGAGATCGACGAAGCGACGACCATTCTGGGTGGCGTCCTGATGGATCTGTTTTGA
- a CDS encoding DsrE/DsrF/DrsH-like family protein — MAETKRLAIIATKGTLDFAYPPLILATTAAALDYEVHIFWTFYGLQVLKKKRDLKISPLGNPAMPMPVDMPILVQILPGMEAMATVMMKQKMKGKGVASIDDLLDMAIESDVKMIACQMTVDLFDFKHEELIDGLEYAGAARFFEIAQGADITLFI; from the coding sequence ATGGCTGAAACGAAAAGATTGGCGATCATCGCCACCAAAGGAACCCTGGATTTTGCCTATCCGCCGCTGATTCTGGCAACAACAGCCGCAGCCCTGGACTATGAAGTCCATATTTTTTGGACCTTTTATGGCTTGCAGGTGTTGAAGAAAAAGCGGGATCTGAAAATATCTCCCCTGGGGAACCCGGCCATGCCCATGCCGGTGGATATGCCCATCCTGGTACAAATCCTTCCCGGCATGGAAGCGATGGCGACCGTGATGATGAAACAAAAGATGAAGGGCAAAGGGGTGGCCTCCATTGACGATCTGCTGGATATGGCCATCGAATCGGATGTCAAGATGATTGCCTGCCAAATGACGGTCGATTTGTTTGATTTCAAGCACGAAGAACTGATCGATGGCCTCGAATACGCCGGAGCGGCGCGCTTCTTCGAGATTGCCCAGGGCGCCGACATCACCCTGTTCATTTGA
- a CDS encoding sulfurtransferase TusA family protein encodes MADKTLDAKGLNCPLPILRAKKALKEMKAGQILAIEATDPGSAKDFESFCTQTGNKMIKASEAGGVYHYEIEKC; translated from the coding sequence ATGGCCGACAAGACACTTGATGCCAAAGGATTGAACTGCCCCCTGCCTATTCTGCGGGCCAAGAAGGCTCTGAAAGAGATGAAAGCGGGCCAGATCTTGGCCATCGAGGCAACGGACCCGGGTTCCGCCAAGGATTTTGAGTCGTTTTGCACCCAGACCGGCAACAAGATGATCAAGGCCTCCGAAGCGGGTGGTGTCTACCACTACGAAATCGAGAAGTGCTGA